One genomic segment of Deinococcus cellulosilyticus NBRC 106333 = KACC 11606 includes these proteins:
- a CDS encoding DUF3105 domain-containing protein: MKAPQMIPLLIGLTLLASCNTKTSSIEGVETFTVAAGHKEGKLEYKQTPPAGGEHNPTWQNCGIYQSPIYNEYGVHSMEHGAVWITHQPDLSAEEINTLADAMKGNSHVLMSPYPDLKSKVVVSAWGKQLKLDSVSDVRLVEFIRTYAQSPDAPEPGAPCSGAYSGVQ; encoded by the coding sequence ATGAAAGCACCCCAGATGATCCCCCTCTTGATCGGCCTGACCCTGCTCGCCAGTTGCAACACCAAAACCAGCAGCATCGAAGGGGTCGAAACCTTCACCGTGGCAGCGGGCCACAAAGAAGGCAAACTGGAATACAAACAAACCCCACCCGCAGGCGGCGAGCACAACCCCACCTGGCAGAACTGCGGCATCTACCAGTCCCCCATTTACAACGAGTACGGGGTGCACTCGATGGAACACGGGGCGGTGTGGATCACCCACCAGCCGGACCTGAGTGCCGAAGAGATCAACACCTTGGCAGATGCCATGAAAGGCAACAGTCACGTGCTGATGTCCCCTTACCCGGACCTGAAGAGCAAAGTGGTGGTCTCGGCCTGGGGCAAACAACTGAAACTGGATTCGGTGTCGGATGTGCGACTGGTTGAATTCATCCGCACCTACGCCCAGAGTCCAGACGCCCCTGAGCCTGGAGCCCCCTGCTCCGGTGCCTACAGCGGGGTGCAATGA
- a CDS encoding 4Fe-4S dicluster domain-containing protein — MTHVIAQPCIDTRDQACTEVCPVECIYDAGDQFLIHPAECIDCGACLTACPVNAVYLETDLPRGWQGFAEKARKHFGT; from the coding sequence ATGACCCATGTGATTGCCCAGCCCTGCATCGACACCCGAGACCAGGCCTGCACCGAAGTGTGCCCGGTGGAATGCATCTACGACGCCGGAGACCAGTTCCTGATCCACCCAGCCGAATGCATCGATTGCGGGGCGTGCCTGACTGCCTGCCCGGTGAACGCCGTCTACCTCGAAACCGACCTGCCCAGGGGCTGGCAGGGATTTGCTGAAAAAGCCCGCAAGCACTTCGGCACCTGA
- a CDS encoding cytochrome P450 encodes MNFLDETTKRYGCGVKVRIEAERDTYIITHPQHVEEVLQNTGRTFQKGYQRHPIMRMVLGNGLVASEGEFWLRQRRLAQPLFHRQHIHRYAQTMVDFTTRTLKTWPDHGEVPLTETLHNLTMEIITQTVFSVDLNQGTPHNVGTSITQMMDFYQQQMTSPVRFLMERFPLPLPIPGEKHLVRAVRDVEEVILALIELRRQSPENHHDLLSLFLQARDDDGQGMTDTQLRDELITLFLAGHETTANSLLWTLCLLSTHPDIEAQLQDELRTVLNGRTPGADDYPSLTFTQQVVRESLRLYPPVWWMSREPLTDWVCDDLLIPAGSEVGISPWVMHRDPQFYPDPQQFRPHRWTFEFQQALPRHAYFPFGGGPRLCIGNNFALMEMALVLATLLQHFHVHVHGAQTVLPDPSLTLRPQAPLRAQVVRRTPVA; translated from the coding sequence CTGAACTTCCTGGACGAAACCACAAAGCGGTACGGCTGCGGGGTGAAGGTCCGCATCGAAGCTGAACGGGACACCTACATCATCACCCACCCCCAGCACGTCGAAGAAGTCCTCCAAAACACCGGACGCACCTTCCAGAAAGGCTACCAGCGCCACCCCATCATGCGCATGGTGCTCGGCAACGGCCTGGTGGCCAGCGAAGGGGAGTTCTGGTTGCGTCAACGCCGCCTCGCCCAGCCCCTCTTCCACCGCCAGCACATCCACCGTTATGCCCAGACCATGGTGGACTTCACCACCCGCACCCTGAAAACCTGGCCAGACCACGGAGAGGTCCCCCTCACCGAAACCCTCCACAACCTCACCATGGAAATCATCACCCAGACGGTGTTCAGCGTCGACCTCAACCAGGGTACCCCACACAACGTGGGAACATCCATCACGCAGATGATGGACTTCTACCAGCAGCAAATGACCAGCCCGGTGCGCTTCTTGATGGAACGCTTCCCGCTTCCCCTCCCCATCCCTGGAGAAAAGCACCTCGTGCGGGCCGTCCGGGACGTTGAAGAAGTGATTCTTGCCTTGATTGAACTGCGTCGCCAAAGCCCTGAAAACCACCACGACCTCCTGTCCCTGTTCCTGCAAGCCCGGGACGATGACGGACAGGGCATGACCGACACCCAACTCCGGGATGAACTCATCACCCTGTTCCTCGCCGGACATGAAACCACAGCCAACAGCCTCTTGTGGACCCTGTGCCTGCTCAGCACCCACCCAGACATTGAAGCACAACTGCAAGACGAACTTCGCACGGTCCTGAATGGCCGCACACCCGGTGCTGACGATTACCCCAGCCTCACCTTCACCCAGCAGGTGGTCCGTGAAAGCCTGCGCCTGTACCCCCCGGTGTGGTGGATGTCCCGCGAACCCCTCACCGACTGGGTGTGTGATGACCTGCTGATTCCAGCAGGCTCCGAAGTGGGCATCAGCCCCTGGGTGATGCACCGGGACCCCCAATTCTACCCGGACCCCCAACAATTCCGGCCCCACCGCTGGACGTTCGAATTCCAGCAGGCCCTGCCCCGCCACGCCTACTTTCCTTTTGGGGGCGGACCCCGATTGTGCATCGGCAACAACTTTGCCCTGATGGAAATGGCCCTGGTGCTGGCCACCTTGCTGCAGCACTTTCATGTCCATGTGCATGGGGCACAAACCGTCCTGCCGGACCCTTCGTTGACGTTGCGTCCCCAAGCCCCCCTCAGGGCCCAGGTGGTTCGCCGCACCCCGGTGGCCTGA